One region of Malania oleifera isolate guangnan ecotype guangnan chromosome 6, ASM2987363v1, whole genome shotgun sequence genomic DNA includes:
- the LOC131157089 gene encoding uncharacterized protein LOC131157089 — protein MKYEGQHPQDIKGKMSNDLPIIEVEVPNLEDAIVTQANSQHHHSNPNMTSESATKPPTQSNKKMRKRMRPRSEVWDHFIKFVTKSGEIKGFNDESKVKCSQGFIESLYFKEG, from the exons ATGAAGTATGAAGGCCAACATCCCCAAG ATATTAAAGGGAAAATGAGCAATGACTTGCCTATTATAGAGGTGGAGGTGCCAAACTTGGAGGATGCAATAGTGACGCAAGCTAATTCCCAACATCATCATTCAAATCCCAACATGACAAGTGAGAGTGCTACTAAACCTCCTACTCAATCTAATAAAAAAATGAGGAAGAGAATGAGACCAAGATCTGAAGTGTGGGATCACTTCATTAAATTTGTGACAAAGTCTGGTGAAATTAAGG gattcaatgatgaaagtaaggtcaagtgttcacaaggattcattgaaagcttatacttcaaagaaggatga